The following are encoded together in the Parabacteroides chongii genome:
- a CDS encoding zinc-binding alcohol dehydrogenase family protein, which translates to MKAIQIPAPATLQVVDIAKPEVKNGEVLLKIKFVGFCGSDLNTFLGRNPMVKLPVIPGHEVGAVIEAVGPGIPDGFEPGMSVTVNPYTNCGKCAACRNGRVNACEHNETFGVQRNGAMGEYLALPWQKVIPAPGISPRDCALIEPMSVGFHAVSRGQVTDIDTVLVIGCGMIGCGAIVRAALRGATVIAMDLDDEKLELAKRIGARYTINSQTENVHERLQEMTDGLGPDVVIEAVGSPATYVTAVNEVAFTGRVVCIGYAKSEVTFQTKYFVQKELDLRGSRNALPEDFWAVVRYLQQNSCPREELISRIVTPEEAFAAMQTWSAAPGKVFRILIKF; encoded by the coding sequence ATGAAAGCAATACAAATTCCCGCTCCTGCAACACTGCAGGTAGTCGACATAGCAAAGCCGGAAGTAAAAAACGGCGAAGTTCTTCTGAAAATTAAGTTTGTCGGTTTTTGCGGCTCCGACCTGAACACATTCCTGGGGCGTAATCCGATGGTCAAGCTTCCCGTTATCCCCGGTCATGAGGTCGGAGCTGTGATTGAAGCCGTAGGTCCCGGGATTCCTGACGGATTCGAACCGGGCATGAGTGTTACCGTAAATCCTTACACCAACTGCGGTAAATGCGCTGCCTGCCGCAACGGACGGGTAAATGCCTGCGAACATAATGAGACATTCGGCGTACAGCGTAACGGTGCAATGGGAGAATATCTCGCTCTGCCCTGGCAGAAAGTCATTCCGGCTCCCGGCATTTCTCCCCGCGACTGTGCCCTGATCGAACCGATGAGCGTAGGATTTCATGCAGTCTCCCGCGGACAAGTCACCGACATCGACACCGTCCTGGTCATTGGTTGCGGCATGATCGGTTGCGGGGCGATTGTGCGTGCTGCATTAAGAGGTGCAACAGTGATCGCCATGGATCTGGATGATGAAAAACTGGAACTGGCCAAACGTATCGGTGCCCGTTACACGATCAACTCACAGACTGAAAATGTACATGAACGTTTACAGGAAATGACCGACGGCCTGGGACCGGATGTGGTCATCGAAGCCGTAGGAAGTCCGGCAACTTATGTAACGGCGGTAAACGAAGTCGCTTTCACCGGACGGGTAGTATGCATCGGCTATGCGAAAAGCGAAGTAACCTTTCAGACCAAATATTTCGTACAGAAAGAGTTGGATCTCCGGGGTTCACGCAACGCTCTGCCGGAAGATTTCTGGGCTGTAGTACGCTATCTTCAGCAGAACAGTTGTCCGCGGGAAGAACTGATATCCCGGATTGTCACCCCCGAAGAAGCATTTGCCGCCATGCAGACATGGAGCGCTGCTCCCGGTAAAGTATTTCGTATTCTTATAAAGTTCTGA
- the fucP gene encoding L-fucose:H+ symporter permease, giving the protein MKQKNYMLPLALIFSLFFLWAISSNLLPTMIRQLMKTCELNPFEASFTETAYWLAYFIFPIPIAMFMKRYSYKAGIVFGLFLAAFGGLLFFPAALLKEYWAYLSIFFIIATGMCFLETAANPYVTVLGNPETAPRRLNLAQSFNGLGAFISAMFLSKLVLSGNHYTRESLPVNYPGGWDAYIQFETDSMKQPYLLLALLLIIIAVVFIVSRLPRIQDEEHTGEKEGKLIDFGVLKRSHLRWGVIAQFFYNGGQTAINSLFLVYCCSYAGLSESVATTFFGLYMLAFLLGRWIGTLLMVRFRPQDMLLVYALLNVVLCGVIALCGGMVGLYAMLAVSFFMSIMYPTQFSLALKGLGDNTKSGSAFLVMAIVGNACLPQLTAYVMHHFEAVYYIAYLIPLVCFLFCAYYGWKGYKVVD; this is encoded by the coding sequence ATGAAACAGAAAAACTATATGCTACCGCTGGCGCTGATATTCAGCCTTTTCTTCCTGTGGGCGATCAGTAGCAACCTGTTGCCGACCATGATCCGGCAGCTGATGAAAACCTGTGAACTGAACCCGTTCGAGGCATCATTTACCGAAACGGCCTACTGGCTGGCTTACTTCATCTTCCCGATCCCGATCGCCATGTTCATGAAACGGTATAGTTACAAGGCAGGGATCGTTTTCGGACTGTTCCTGGCTGCTTTCGGAGGCTTATTGTTCTTCCCGGCTGCCCTGTTAAAAGAATACTGGGCGTATCTCAGTATCTTTTTCATTATCGCGACAGGTATGTGTTTTCTGGAAACGGCAGCCAACCCTTACGTAACCGTATTGGGTAATCCGGAGACGGCTCCCCGACGGTTGAACCTGGCACAGTCGTTCAACGGATTAGGAGCCTTTATCTCGGCCATGTTCCTCAGTAAACTGGTATTAAGCGGAAACCACTATACACGTGAAAGCCTGCCCGTCAATTATCCCGGAGGTTGGGATGCGTACATCCAGTTTGAAACGGATTCAATGAAACAGCCATACCTTCTATTAGCACTTTTATTAATCATTATCGCAGTTGTTTTCATTGTTTCCAGACTACCCCGTATCCAGGACGAAGAACATACAGGCGAGAAAGAGGGAAAGCTGATCGACTTCGGCGTGCTGAAACGTTCGCATCTGCGCTGGGGAGTGATCGCACAGTTCTTTTATAATGGAGGGCAGACAGCGATCAACAGCCTTTTCCTGGTATACTGTTGCAGTTATGCCGGGTTATCGGAATCGGTCGCGACCACTTTCTTCGGTCTGTATATGCTGGCTTTCCTGCTGGGACGATGGATCGGCACCCTGCTGATGGTCCGCTTCCGTCCGCAGGACATGTTGCTGGTTTATGCACTGCTCAATGTCGTACTTTGCGGAGTGATCGCCTTATGCGGCGGAATGGTCGGGTTATATGCGATGCTGGCTGTATCGTTTTTCATGTCGATCATGTATCCGACACAGTTCTCGTTGGCGTTAAAAGGACTGGGCGACAATACCAAGAGCGGCTCGGCTTTCCTGGTGATGGCAATCGTCGGAAATGCCTGTCTGCCCCAGCTGACGGCTTACGTGATGCATCATTTCGAAGCTGTTTATTATATCGCTTATCTGATCCCGTTGGTTTGCTTCCTTTTCTGTGCTTACTACGGGTGGAAAGGCTATAAAGTGGTCGATTAA
- a CDS encoding GDSL-type esterase/lipase family protein, with protein sequence MKKLINLIVFFLIVSLNGWTQEAAEVIRVACVGNSITFGAGIANRDRDSYPSVLGQMLGKKYEVRNFGFSARTMLMKGDRPYMKEQMFKDALSYNPDIVIIKLGTNDSKSFNWKYKAGLPGDIQTMINAFKAIPSKPKIYLCYPPKAYVSDASINDSIIAAGVIPVIEQVAKRNKLPIIDLHTALSGIQEHFPDNVHPDPVGAHKIAETVYKAITGKETSHRMQAFPGLKSEWNGCDRYDFQFKGRDAIVVVPKQAAKGNPWIWRPAFFNAFPSVDKALLEKGFHVAYYDVTHCYGNPRAVALGTEFYHYMKDWYGLSPKVTLEGFSRGGLYALNWAAKNTDKIACIYIDAPVCNVFSWPGRKNAELWNDLLKEWDLTDEEMNAFKGNPIDNLEPLAKAGIPIISVCGDADKVVPLKENMDIVRSRYLALGGPVEVIIKPGVDHHPHSLENPEPVVDFILRHQPEYEKYLHYNVRGSLQNSFVKFEKERKARVAFLGGSITEMNGWKNMIEKQLQQRFPYTTFEFVEAGIGSTGTTPGSFRMKNDILSKGKIDLLFVEAAVNDHTNHFSPLEQVRGMEGEVRHALLSNPEMDIVMLHFIYDPFIPMVAKKQQPDVILNHERVANHYLIPSVNLVQEIGERMQDGEFTWEQFGGTHPLPFGHKFYAAAINHLFDTMWKGITPNSPVVAHEIPAQPLDAYSYYGGDFIDLKEAKLNKGWKYVPSWRADNTYEKRRGFVDVPILEATRPGDKLTLDFTGKAIGIFCTPGPTAGILEYSIDGAPFKKLDTFTEWSKYLYIPWVYMLETELDDTAHKLVLRISKEKNPDSLGTECQIRNFVVNK encoded by the coding sequence ATGAAAAAGCTAATCAATCTAATCGTATTTTTTCTGATCGTCAGTCTGAATGGCTGGACGCAGGAAGCCGCTGAAGTAATCCGAGTGGCATGTGTAGGAAACAGTATTACATTTGGGGCCGGGATTGCCAACCGCGACCGCGACAGTTATCCTTCTGTTCTCGGGCAAATGCTCGGAAAGAAGTATGAAGTACGGAACTTCGGCTTTAGTGCCCGTACTATGCTGATGAAAGGGGATCGTCCTTACATGAAGGAACAAATGTTTAAAGATGCTCTCAGCTATAATCCCGACATCGTTATAATCAAGCTGGGGACAAATGATTCCAAATCGTTCAACTGGAAATACAAAGCCGGACTTCCCGGAGATATTCAGACGATGATCAATGCGTTTAAGGCAATCCCGTCAAAACCAAAGATCTATCTTTGTTATCCACCCAAAGCCTATGTCAGCGATGCCAGTATTAACGACAGTATCATTGCAGCCGGTGTTATTCCAGTGATTGAACAGGTAGCGAAAAGGAATAAATTACCGATCATTGACTTACATACGGCATTGAGCGGCATACAGGAACATTTCCCGGATAATGTCCATCCCGATCCAGTCGGTGCACATAAAATAGCCGAGACCGTTTACAAAGCGATTACAGGCAAAGAAACTTCGCACCGGATGCAGGCTTTTCCCGGTCTGAAAAGCGAATGGAACGGATGCGACCGTTACGATTTCCAGTTCAAGGGACGCGATGCGATCGTGGTTGTCCCTAAACAGGCGGCCAAAGGAAATCCGTGGATATGGCGCCCGGCTTTCTTCAATGCTTTCCCCAGTGTAGACAAGGCTTTACTGGAAAAAGGATTTCATGTAGCTTATTATGATGTGACACATTGTTATGGGAACCCGCGTGCAGTAGCACTAGGCACGGAGTTCTACCATTATATGAAAGATTGGTACGGACTTTCTCCGAAAGTGACTCTGGAAGGATTCAGCCGCGGTGGTTTATATGCTTTGAACTGGGCTGCCAAAAACACAGACAAGATCGCCTGCATCTATATCGACGCCCCGGTTTGCAATGTATTCAGCTGGCCGGGAAGAAAGAATGCAGAGTTGTGGAACGACTTGTTGAAAGAATGGGACCTGACAGACGAAGAGATGAATGCGTTCAAAGGTAATCCGATCGACAACCTGGAACCGTTGGCAAAAGCCGGAATCCCGATCATCAGCGTTTGCGGAGATGCAGACAAAGTCGTTCCGCTCAAGGAGAATATGGATATAGTACGTTCCCGCTACCTGGCTCTGGGTGGTCCGGTAGAAGTAATTATCAAACCGGGTGTAGACCATCATCCCCATAGTTTGGAAAATCCGGAACCGGTTGTGGACTTCATCCTTCGCCACCAACCGGAATATGAGAAATATCTGCATTACAACGTGCGCGGCAGCCTGCAAAACTCGTTTGTCAAGTTCGAGAAAGAACGTAAAGCACGTGTCGCCTTTCTGGGCGGTTCCATCACAGAGATGAACGGCTGGAAGAACATGATCGAAAAACAGCTGCAACAGCGTTTCCCTTATACGACTTTCGAATTTGTAGAAGCCGGCATCGGTTCTACCGGAACGACTCCGGGTTCCTTCCGAATGAAAAATGATATTCTCTCGAAAGGAAAAATAGACCTGCTTTTTGTGGAAGCAGCCGTGAACGACCATACAAACCATTTCAGCCCATTGGAACAGGTACGTGGCATGGAAGGGGAAGTGCGCCATGCATTACTGAGTAACCCGGAAATGGATATCGTGATGTTACACTTCATCTACGATCCGTTTATCCCGATGGTTGCTAAAAAACAGCAACCAGACGTCATACTGAACCACGAACGGGTGGCAAACCATTACCTGATCCCTTCTGTCAACCTGGTTCAAGAAATAGGCGAACGGATGCAGGACGGCGAGTTCACCTGGGAACAGTTCGGCGGAACCCATCCGCTACCGTTCGGACATAAATTCTATGCCGCAGCCATCAACCACCTCTTCGATACGATGTGGAAAGGAATCACTCCCAACAGTCCAGTCGTTGCCCACGAAATACCTGCACAACCACTCGATGCATACAGTTATTATGGCGGCGACTTTATCGACCTGAAAGAGGCTAAACTGAACAAAGGCTGGAAATACGTTCCTTCCTGGCGTGCGGATAATACGTATGAAAAGAGAAGAGGTTTCGTTGATGTTCCCATATTGGAAGCTACTCGTCCGGGCGACAAATTGACACTCGACTTCACAGGAAAAGCGATCGGTATTTTCTGTACACCGGGTCCGACAGCCGGAATCCTTGAATACAGCATCGACGGTGCCCCATTCAAAAAGCTCGATACGTTTACCGAATGGAGCAAATATCTTTATATTCCCTGGGTATATATGCTGGAAACAGAATTAGATGACACAGCCCATAAGCTGGTACTTCGTATCTCGAAAGAAAAGAATCCCGATTCTTTAGGTACGGAATGTCAGATACGAAACTTCGTTGTAAACAAATAA